One genomic region from Leptospira inadai serovar Lyme str. 10 encodes:
- a CDS encoding efflux RND transporter permease subunit: protein MENLVISAFRKPITVFMLYSGFVIFGILSVRKLPISLMPAMISPAVTIVTRYPGISPGKIEEILTKPIEEQIAGVGGIESVFSSSEEGESRVNVVFQRGTNVSYRSLEIRSKIDLIRNSFPREVEEPTILRYDPTDKPVFIIKLESDKWKLKELRDFAENKYKKRLERIDGVSEIQVGGGYQREINIDIHKGRLLMLGISLDTVLEKIRASNVDLPAGKVLDGNVWRSVKILGKHGKVEDLNLIPIVAREERIVRLRDIADVRDGYREKENISRDAGKEVVSIYVQKAGDANTLAICKDLKKELNAIRFDDIRQTINYDQSIAIESAIERVMSSALTGGIIAVIVLFVFLRNVYSTFLVAISIPLSIVITFGPMYLLGTGINVLSLCGLALGVGMLVDCSIVVIDRIFHLKETTGYRTSNPVLAAASLSRELFASILTSIAVFLPIFFSSQDIRDLYGGIAVTVSVSLLVSLVVALTFLPTLSRILLSRESRYSPIKFPDLTRGFSSKKGTRFAGISAKIRIDPYQVYSNILINSIRNRKRILVFAIPGLLLPFLLVPFLRQEYVDPLDSGKINASVEVETGTHLDATDRIVSKVEQLIVAHPAVDKVSAKVEKWHADFLIQLKPLSERKNQSSAELIEELKSISDKAEDAFVFYTEAGDEDSSKEVDVEIIGDDGEKIKELAKESARKIGEIPGIQQVALRFKEGKDQISLYLDKVKAARSGLNANQIANYLKTGVTGSIPTKFYDIDREIDIKVRFGEEYRADQRSIYDWTFPIYREESVYRIPITEISDVKEEKSESKIYRKNKRRTYSVTAKLSDIDTGTAVGKMEEALNKIPFPENYHYEITGSYKKLKESKGELIAMIVISFIIIYCILASLFESFLAPAIIILSVPFAVSGAILVLFLFGQSLNISVYIGFVMLSGIVVNNSILLIETFLSKLSDGKAHDSMEQMIVISCLERLRPISITTLTTVLGLLPALFDYGDGSQLWKPLAVTVIAGLSASCLLTLLLIPLVFFTFYDLFLATHISEVIPSR, encoded by the coding sequence ATGGAGAATTTGGTAATATCGGCATTCCGAAAACCGATAACAGTGTTTATGCTGTATTCTGGATTTGTTATATTCGGAATATTATCCGTTCGAAAACTACCGATCTCGCTGATGCCCGCAATGATTTCTCCGGCGGTTACGATAGTAACGAGATATCCCGGAATTTCGCCCGGTAAAATCGAGGAAATTCTGACTAAACCTATCGAAGAACAAATCGCCGGAGTCGGGGGAATCGAATCTGTATTCTCTTCTTCCGAAGAGGGAGAGTCCAGAGTAAACGTGGTATTTCAGCGAGGAACGAATGTCTCCTATAGATCCCTCGAAATCAGGTCTAAGATAGATTTAATTCGGAATTCCTTTCCGAGGGAAGTGGAAGAACCGACTATTCTGAGATACGATCCGACCGACAAACCCGTCTTTATAATAAAATTGGAATCCGATAAATGGAAGCTGAAGGAATTGAGGGATTTCGCGGAAAACAAGTATAAAAAGCGTTTGGAAAGGATAGACGGCGTTAGCGAAATTCAGGTGGGAGGCGGTTATCAAAGAGAAATTAATATCGATATTCACAAAGGCCGCCTCTTGATGCTCGGAATTTCCTTGGATACGGTGCTGGAGAAAATTCGTGCTTCGAATGTGGACCTTCCTGCCGGAAAAGTTCTAGATGGGAATGTTTGGCGATCCGTAAAAATCCTAGGAAAGCACGGCAAAGTCGAAGATCTGAATTTAATTCCGATTGTCGCCAGGGAAGAAAGAATCGTACGTCTACGGGACATTGCGGATGTGAGGGATGGATACCGGGAAAAAGAGAACATATCCCGCGACGCAGGAAAGGAAGTAGTATCCATCTACGTACAGAAAGCCGGAGACGCAAATACTCTCGCAATATGCAAAGATCTTAAAAAGGAGTTAAACGCGATTCGCTTTGACGATATTCGTCAAACGATCAATTACGATCAATCGATTGCCATCGAGTCCGCTATCGAACGAGTCATGAGTTCCGCTTTGACCGGCGGCATCATCGCCGTGATTGTCCTTTTTGTATTCCTGCGAAACGTTTATTCGACCTTTCTAGTCGCGATATCAATTCCCTTATCCATCGTAATTACTTTCGGTCCGATGTATCTTCTAGGAACTGGCATCAACGTACTTTCGTTATGCGGACTCGCCCTAGGTGTGGGAATGCTCGTGGATTGTTCGATCGTGGTAATCGATAGAATTTTTCACTTAAAAGAGACGACCGGATATCGGACCTCGAATCCGGTTTTGGCAGCCGCCTCCTTATCGCGGGAGTTATTCGCATCCATTCTCACGAGTATCGCGGTATTCCTTCCCATTTTCTTTAGTTCCCAGGATATCCGCGATCTTTACGGAGGCATTGCCGTGACGGTTTCGGTCTCTCTTTTAGTATCCCTGGTCGTCGCCCTGACCTTTTTGCCTACGTTGTCTAGGATCCTATTATCCCGAGAATCGAGATATTCACCCATAAAATTTCCGGACCTTACTAGGGGATTTTCCTCAAAGAAGGGGACAAGATTCGCGGGAATTTCCGCAAAAATCCGAATCGATCCTTACCAGGTATATTCTAATATTTTAATAAATTCCATTCGAAACAGAAAACGAATCCTTGTATTCGCTATCCCCGGATTGTTACTCCCTTTCCTTTTAGTTCCTTTTTTGCGCCAAGAATATGTGGATCCCCTCGATTCGGGAAAAATCAATGCCTCTGTAGAAGTGGAAACCGGCACCCATTTGGACGCGACGGATAGAATCGTCTCGAAAGTCGAACAGTTGATCGTCGCACACCCTGCAGTCGACAAGGTCTCCGCAAAAGTGGAGAAATGGCATGCGGATTTCTTAATCCAGCTAAAACCTCTTTCGGAAAGGAAAAATCAATCGTCCGCCGAATTAATAGAAGAATTGAAGTCGATCAGCGACAAAGCGGAGGATGCCTTCGTCTTCTACACCGAAGCCGGCGATGAAGATTCGTCCAAAGAAGTCGACGTCGAAATCATCGGCGATGACGGAGAGAAAATTAAGGAACTCGCGAAGGAATCCGCTCGAAAAATCGGGGAAATCCCAGGAATACAACAGGTAGCGCTTCGATTCAAGGAAGGAAAAGATCAAATCAGTTTATATTTAGATAAAGTAAAAGCTGCACGTTCCGGATTAAACGCAAACCAAATCGCCAATTATCTAAAAACGGGAGTAACTGGCAGTATCCCTACGAAATTTTATGATATAGACCGCGAAATCGATATAAAAGTCCGATTTGGAGAGGAGTATAGAGCCGACCAACGATCGATCTACGACTGGACTTTTCCTATTTACCGGGAGGAAAGCGTTTACAGGATTCCGATAACGGAAATTTCCGATGTAAAGGAGGAAAAAAGCGAATCCAAAATTTATCGAAAGAATAAGAGAAGAACGTACAGCGTCACCGCAAAATTGAGCGATATCGATACCGGAACGGCAGTCGGCAAAATGGAGGAAGCTCTAAATAAAATCCCCTTTCCGGAAAACTACCACTACGAAATTACGGGTAGCTACAAGAAACTAAAGGAAAGCAAAGGGGAATTAATCGCGATGATCGTAATATCGTTTATTATAATTTACTGCATCTTGGCCTCGCTATTCGAATCGTTTCTAGCTCCGGCAATCATTATTTTAAGCGTCCCTTTCGCGGTTTCGGGCGCGATTCTCGTCCTATTCCTATTCGGACAAAGCTTAAATATTTCCGTATATATAGGATTTGTAATGCTATCCGGCATAGTGGTCAACAATTCGATTCTATTGATCGAAACGTTTCTCTCTAAGCTATCGGACGGCAAAGCCCATGATTCGATGGAACAAATGATCGTAATTTCCTGCCTGGAGAGACTCCGGCCGATCTCGATCACCACTCTTACGACCGTGCTCGGCTTGCTCCCGGCCTTATTCGATTACGGAGACGGTAGTCAATTGTGGAAACCTCTTGCGGTGACGGTAATTGCCGGCTTAAGCGCCTCCTGCTTGCTCACCCTCCTCCTGATTCCGTTAGTCTTTTTTACATTTTACGATCTTTTTCTCGCTACTCATATCTCGGAGGTAATTCCGAGCCGCTGA
- a CDS encoding Ig-like domain-containing protein translates to MKKKNRILFACFFLLHCSQLIESGKGPLDFLPKLGLLGDLTPPRVTGNWPLNEQTIVDPMMPISVSFSKTMHKTRTESAFSLKGPTAQISGSFEWFNNVLFFYPSSPLNQSGNYILTISKSLAEDASGINLERDFVIRFNYNPDTTEPTVVNIFPSNGSIGVSTDTRIGIRFSKPMNSSLVFTEMNISPSVELDLASSTVSPDFTYYDIALKQRLSTGTTYSISVPNSIKDQSGNSLLQTYRFSFTVGSDFEKPYLNSILSTTVNSSFLGQEFTVIDGFEKDDAFSLTFSEPVRKTSFQNGISFTPSVGYSVIETSGGTNTSFLIQPLEKLSIGRIYQLRISPSIQDMEGNPLIKEYVYNLRINGPRSNFLHVKGIYSTNAFTVPLSEVLINDLTHDGGGGPLYNYYSSGSKAIYVYFCRGATKASCDVSSNPRDLNIVLSSLEFSLRFDFGPSSGSPYLNLPTNYTVYPSDRFVFFTPLYALAESPSTYSFTVKGGVSGVKDSYGNYMENDYTIRLKVIP, encoded by the coding sequence ATGAAAAAGAAAAATAGAATCCTATTTGCCTGCTTCTTCCTTTTACACTGTAGTCAACTGATCGAGAGCGGAAAAGGTCCTTTAGACTTCCTTCCTAAATTGGGCCTGCTCGGAGATTTGACTCCTCCCAGGGTCACGGGTAATTGGCCCTTAAACGAGCAAACGATCGTAGATCCGATGATGCCCATATCGGTATCATTTTCCAAAACGATGCACAAGACTCGAACGGAATCCGCCTTTTCTCTGAAAGGTCCGACCGCGCAAATCAGCGGGAGTTTTGAATGGTTCAATAACGTTCTCTTCTTTTATCCTTCTTCTCCCCTGAATCAAAGCGGAAATTATATCCTGACCATATCCAAAAGTTTGGCGGAAGACGCTTCGGGAATCAATTTGGAAAGGGACTTCGTCATCCGATTCAACTATAATCCGGACACTACCGAACCGACGGTTGTCAATATTTTTCCGAGTAACGGCTCGATCGGCGTTAGTACGGATACTCGTATCGGGATTCGTTTCTCTAAACCGATGAATTCTAGCCTGGTCTTTACCGAAATGAATATAAGCCCGTCGGTCGAATTGGATCTGGCAAGCTCCACAGTCTCTCCGGATTTTACCTATTACGATATTGCCTTAAAACAAAGACTCTCCACTGGTACCACGTATTCTATAAGTGTTCCCAATTCCATCAAAGATCAATCCGGGAATTCCCTCTTACAAACCTATCGCTTTTCCTTTACTGTAGGTTCCGATTTCGAGAAGCCGTACTTAAATTCGATTCTATCCACCACGGTAAATTCCTCCTTTCTAGGGCAAGAATTCACCGTGATCGACGGGTTTGAAAAAGACGATGCATTCTCCTTAACTTTTTCCGAACCCGTAAGAAAGACCTCCTTCCAAAACGGAATATCGTTTACCCCTTCGGTAGGGTATTCGGTGATCGAGACCTCCGGAGGAACAAACACTTCGTTTCTCATCCAACCTTTGGAAAAGTTATCCATAGGCCGGATTTATCAACTGCGAATCTCTCCTTCGATTCAAGACATGGAGGGAAATCCTCTCATTAAAGAATATGTATACAATCTAAGAATCAACGGTCCAAGAAGTAATTTTCTGCACGTCAAAGGAATCTATTCGACGAACGCTTTTACGGTTCCACTTTCGGAAGTACTAATCAACGATCTAACTCACGACGGCGGGGGCGGTCCTCTTTATAATTATTATTCCTCGGGCAGCAAAGCGATTTACGTTTATTTTTGCAGAGGGGCAACAAAAGCGTCCTGCGACGTTTCCTCAAATCCCCGCGACTTAAACATAGTCTTATCTTCTTTGGAGTTTTCTCTCCGCTTCGATTTCGGTCCGAGTTCGGGAAGTCCCTATTTGAATCTTCCTACCAATTATACCGTTTATCCTTCGGATCGATTCGTATTCTTTACCCCCTTGTACGCATTAGCCGAATCGCCCTCCACGTATAGTTTCACCGTAAAGGGAGGAGTTTCGGGCGTAAAAGATTCGTACGGCAACTATATGGAAAACGATTACACCATTCGTCTGAAAGTAATTCCTTAG
- a CDS encoding efflux RND transporter permease subunit, with amino-acid sequence MIEYFAKRKVTTITTFFLFILFGAIGLSKLKMELLPDVSFPTLTVVTVYSNVAPGEIETLVTKPIEEILASVGGIDRVVSESIEGVSIVTVRFRWGTNIDQALIQVREKLDLVKGSLPQDVRKSIVIRFDPNSAPVLQIAVRSKSIPLSDVRFFLRRNIIPYFERVDGIAAISLSGGFERQIQVNVDKGKLESFGIGMRDIVNQLNANNFGFPAGNVREGDKEIQIRTDGLFPSVNEIPRTVIGVSKAGIPIYLEYVAEIADSYKERTSISKILDEEVVSLILKKEAGKNTVQVSSQVRVLVAELTEKFGDKISFEIVSDQSLIIKDSIFSVASSGIIAIFICYFVLSFFLGNFREPAIVISAVPVSVMTTFLLMYGCGLTINTMSLGGLAIGVGMVVDSSTVVLEAISIRRKAGEDPVALSISGTKEVLTSIFGSTITSCVVFLPIVFVEGLAAEIFREFALTISFSLVSSFFTSSTLVPVLSQFEFFRPKGNDFPKIIEDFRLRSLDSIRSFFERISIFFYVKKSRTFLICIVLVPLTIFLGFLIPTEILPEIDQGELEFSVVTPEGSSLEYTVSVVDRIGAALRSESKVGLAFSKVGYEERDIVLNPQGDFGLNRASIFVRLDSGKTKDFLESFRPHIEKIESDSGAKISSKLSGGVLSTIFSNDGGISLEISGQDLQIIKDTAIHSEKLIRSIPGNPEVKSSLREESPELRVVLDREKMSFFGLTVEDIATALKSAYKGDIATKFRENDFEFDVLVRFREADRFGFRSVPAIPIRLQSGKSVLLGTLANIVPSNALRKITRMNGRRVAILSVSHPGISENKLEEGIADIAKSYVKKQDISVLPGELQKESAKSFAALYWAGAFAVLLIYMTLASQFENLILPLVVMLSVVMVGVGSLSLLILTKNTLSIISGMGMVMLTGLVVNNAIILIEFFMQGNASLDEEELLRSTVRRRIDTILNTTLTTVLGLLPAALSLGGDSPQEPMALAVIGGLTASTVLSVAIIPSAYFALRRSKK; translated from the coding sequence ATGATCGAATATTTTGCTAAGCGAAAAGTCACTACGATCACGACTTTTTTTCTTTTTATCCTATTCGGAGCGATCGGGCTATCAAAGCTCAAGATGGAGCTCCTGCCCGATGTGAGTTTCCCCACGTTAACCGTGGTTACGGTCTATTCGAACGTAGCTCCGGGAGAAATCGAAACTTTAGTCACGAAACCTATCGAAGAAATTCTAGCCTCGGTAGGCGGAATCGATCGAGTCGTATCCGAATCTATCGAAGGAGTTTCCATAGTTACCGTCAGATTCCGCTGGGGAACGAACATAGACCAGGCCCTAATACAGGTTAGGGAGAAATTGGATCTTGTAAAAGGATCTCTTCCTCAGGATGTCAGAAAATCGATCGTAATCCGCTTCGATCCGAATAGCGCTCCCGTACTGCAAATTGCGGTAAGGTCAAAGTCGATTCCGTTAAGCGACGTGAGATTCTTCTTACGTAGAAATATAATCCCTTATTTCGAGCGAGTCGACGGTATTGCCGCGATCTCCCTCTCCGGAGGATTCGAACGCCAAATTCAAGTAAACGTAGATAAAGGAAAATTGGAATCCTTCGGCATAGGAATGCGGGATATCGTCAACCAACTGAATGCCAATAATTTCGGATTCCCGGCAGGAAACGTTAGAGAAGGAGACAAGGAAATTCAAATCCGAACGGACGGCTTATTTCCTTCCGTAAATGAAATTCCGCGCACGGTCATCGGCGTTTCAAAGGCCGGAATTCCGATCTACCTCGAATATGTGGCCGAGATCGCCGACTCGTATAAGGAGAGAACCAGCATTTCTAAAATTTTGGACGAAGAAGTCGTTTCTCTCATCCTAAAGAAAGAAGCCGGTAAGAACACCGTGCAAGTTTCCTCGCAGGTCCGCGTCTTAGTAGCGGAACTTACCGAGAAGTTCGGAGATAAAATTAGTTTCGAAATCGTTTCCGATCAGTCCCTCATCATCAAAGATTCCATCTTCTCGGTAGCCTCCTCGGGGATTATCGCGATCTTCATTTGTTATTTCGTTTTAAGTTTTTTTTTAGGAAATTTTCGGGAACCCGCGATCGTAATCAGCGCGGTACCCGTATCCGTCATGACTACCTTCCTACTGATGTACGGATGCGGACTTACGATCAATACGATGTCCCTCGGCGGACTCGCGATCGGCGTCGGGATGGTTGTAGATTCTTCTACCGTAGTACTGGAAGCGATTTCAATCCGACGAAAGGCCGGAGAAGACCCGGTCGCTTTATCCATATCAGGAACCAAGGAAGTTCTAACTTCGATTTTTGGATCGACCATAACAAGCTGTGTCGTTTTTTTGCCGATCGTTTTTGTGGAAGGTTTGGCTGCGGAGATATTCAGGGAATTCGCGCTTACGATCTCATTCTCGTTGGTCTCTTCGTTCTTTACGTCATCCACATTGGTTCCGGTTCTATCTCAGTTCGAATTTTTTCGACCGAAAGGAAACGATTTTCCTAAAATAATCGAAGACTTCCGGTTAAGATCTCTCGATTCAATCAGAAGTTTTTTCGAAAGAATATCAATTTTCTTTTATGTAAAAAAATCCAGAACGTTCTTGATTTGCATTGTCCTTGTCCCTCTTACGATTTTCCTCGGCTTCTTAATTCCGACCGAAATCCTTCCTGAAATCGATCAAGGAGAATTGGAATTCTCCGTCGTCACCCCCGAAGGCTCCTCCCTGGAATACACCGTCTCCGTCGTCGACCGGATCGGAGCCGCGCTTAGATCGGAATCGAAAGTCGGATTAGCTTTTTCGAAAGTAGGCTATGAGGAAAGGGACATCGTACTGAATCCGCAAGGCGATTTCGGATTAAATCGAGCCTCGATCTTCGTGAGACTCGATTCCGGAAAAACCAAGGATTTCCTGGAGTCATTTCGACCACATATAGAAAAAATCGAATCGGACTCCGGGGCAAAAATCTCCTCTAAACTATCCGGAGGAGTTCTTTCGACCATATTCTCCAACGACGGGGGGATATCACTGGAGATATCCGGCCAAGATCTACAAATCATTAAGGACACCGCAATACATTCCGAAAAATTAATACGATCGATTCCCGGAAACCCGGAAGTGAAGTCAAGTTTACGGGAAGAATCTCCGGAGTTAAGAGTCGTACTGGATCGGGAGAAAATGTCGTTCTTCGGCCTCACGGTGGAAGATATCGCTACGGCGCTGAAATCGGCTTATAAAGGAGACATAGCGACCAAATTCAGGGAAAACGATTTCGAATTCGACGTTTTAGTCCGCTTTCGCGAAGCGGATCGTTTCGGTTTCCGTTCGGTTCCTGCGATCCCTATCCGATTGCAATCAGGAAAGAGCGTCCTGCTCGGAACCCTCGCGAATATAGTACCATCAAACGCGCTCCGGAAAATAACCAGAATGAACGGGAGAAGAGTCGCGATCCTTTCCGTTTCGCATCCCGGAATTTCCGAAAACAAGCTGGAGGAAGGTATTGCCGATATAGCAAAGTCCTATGTAAAAAAACAGGACATCTCCGTACTGCCGGGCGAATTGCAAAAGGAATCGGCCAAATCATTCGCCGCTCTCTATTGGGCAGGTGCCTTTGCAGTTCTTCTTATTTATATGACGCTGGCATCCCAGTTCGAAAATTTAATCTTACCGTTAGTCGTAATGCTTTCCGTCGTTATGGTGGGAGTGGGCTCCCTTTCATTACTCATCCTTACTAAAAACACCCTTAGCATAATTTCCGGTATGGGCATGGTGATGCTAACGGGCCTCGTCGTGAATAATGCGATTATTTTGATCGAATTTTTTATGCAAGGGAATGCTTCGCTCGATGAGGAGGAACTCCTGCGTTCTACCGTGCGCAGAAGGATCGACACGATCCTAAATACGACTCTCACGACGGTACTTGGATTACTTCCTGCCGCACTATCCTTAGGCGGAGACTCTCCGCAAGAGCCGATGGCCCTCGCCGTGATCGGTGGCCTGACGGCATCTACCGTACTTTCGGTCGCAATCATTCCATCAGCATATTTTGCCCTGAGAAGATCGAAGAAATAA